The Vanessa atalanta chromosome 2, ilVanAtal1.2, whole genome shotgun sequence genome has a segment encoding these proteins:
- the LOC125074005 gene encoding 60S ribosomal protein L7a: MVQKKPKKKVGKKVAAAPLVVKKVEPKKVVNPLFEKRTKNFAIGQDIQPTRDLSRFVRWPKYIRIQRQKAVLQRRLKVPPPINQFTQTLDKTTAKGLFKILEKYRPETEAVRKERLRKAAEAKVAKKEEPPAKRPNTIRSGTNTVTKLVEKKKAQLVVIAHDVDPIELVLFLPALCRKMGVPYCIVKGKSRLGALVHRKTCTCLALTHVESGDRAAFSKVVEAIRTNFNERYEELRRHWGGGVLGNKSNARIAKLEKAKAREIAQKQG; this comes from the exons ATGGTGCAGAAGAAG CCTAAGAAGAAGGTAGGAAAAAAAGTAGCGGCTGCTCCTCTAGTCGTGAAGAAAGTTGAACCTAAAAAGGTTGTAAATCCTCTCTTCGAGAAGAGAACAAAGAATTTTGCGATCG GCCAAGACATCCAGCCGACCCGTGATCTTTCCCGTTTTGTAAGATGGCCCAAGTACATTCGCATCCAGCGTCAAAAGGCTGTACTCCAGCGTCGTCTCAAGGTGCCACCACCGATCAACCAGTTCACCCAGACTTTGGACAAGACCACAG cgAAGGGTCTATTCAAGATCCTTGAGAAATACAGACCTGAGACTGAAGCAGTCAGGAAGGAACGCCTGAGGAAAGCTGCTGAAGCTAAG GTCGCCAAGAAGGAAGAGCCACCAGCGAAGAGGCCAAATACTATTCGCTCTGGTACCAACACTGTCACCAAGCTGGTTGAGAAGAAGAAGGCTCAGCTTGTTGTGATCGCACATGACGTCGATCCTATTGAG CTGGTACTATTCCTGCCAGCCTTGTGCCGTAAGATGGGTGTGCCTTACTGTATCGTCAAGGGCAAATCTCGTCTCGGAGCCCTTGTACACAGGAAGACCTGCACATGTTTAGCTCTGACACAT GTGGAGTCTGGTGACAGAGCCGCCTTCTCCAAGGTGGTTGAAGCTATCAGGACGAACTTCAACGAGCGCTACGAAGAGCTCCGCAGACACTGGGGCGGTGGTGTGCTCGGAAACAAGTCTAACGCGCGTATCGCTAAACTCGAGAAGGCTAAAGCACGTGAGATCGCGCAGAAGCAGGGTTAa
- the LOC125073670 gene encoding uncharacterized protein LOC125073670, producing the protein MYFLCCSIIILVLTNTSNSVKLDMEGTISLGKDVVQSLSSFLGGGLNYRRSMTPVGDEDNVTTLVRTTALCKDLQFCVPMWNFIEEYVIVLTNSIQTILSGILEDSFKMFIFEGQLKLYLEIVRHILENTDAKISEDNKIYYWIDTMKNICSKFQEMSSIFIKEEFQIDPNKINEVKKELNHKLIIATVLVEMKYQIELCSKHNICVESFEVTTALNTLLERFKSLSDEKVRQFIKYVYEALFETPFYSYINEETAHELQVILNDMAYSKEVSTKDLLLTIQGIVKTRLDTITTNRDEKLYHDALLIHGILSDMDHIYSVHKSKQFAMFFENFIIWIDSLDFQLDKDIRLVMRDIGENLWAVPDNLLVKLTNEVKVFLELTVDPIPKNK; encoded by the exons atgtattttttatgctgTTCGATTATAATCCTGG TTCTAACTAATACTTCTAACAGCGTTAAATTAGACATGGAAGGCACCATCAGTTTAGGCAAAGATGTCGTACAGTCATTATCTAGTTTTTTGGGAGGAGGTTTAAATTATAGGCGATCAATGACACCGGTTGGAGATGAAGATAACGTGACAACTCTCGTTAGAACGACAGCTCTTTGCAAGGATCTACAATTTTGCGTCCCAATGTGGAATTTCATCGAGGAATATGTGATTGTATTGACAAACTCTATTCAAACTATCCTCAGTGGAATATTAGAAGACAGTTTTAAGATGTTCATATTTGAGGGTCAATTGAAGCTTTATTTGGAAATTGTGAGACATATTCTCGAAAATACGGATGCAAAGATAAGCGAGGATAACAAAATCTACTACTGGATAGATACGATGAAAAATATCTGCTCGAAATTCCAAGAGATGTCgtcgatatttataaaagaggAATTTCAAATCGACccaaacaaaataaacgaaGTCAAAAAGGaactaaatcataaattaataattgcgaCAGTATTAGTAGAAATGAAGTATCAAATCGAATTATGTtctaaacataatatttgtgtTGAATCGTTTGAAGTAACAACAGCCTTGAATACGCTACTTGAAAGATTTAAGTCGTTGTCTGATGAAAAAGTCAGACAGTTCATTAAGTATGTCTATGAAGCTCTTTTTGAAACACCGTTTTATTCTTACATAAACGAAGAAACTGCACATGAGCTTCAAGTCATTTTAAACGATATGGCGTATTCCAAAGAAGTATCCACAAAAGATTTACTATTAACAATTCAAGGTATAGTCAAAACGAGATTGGACACCATAACAACGAACCGAGATGAAAAATTGTATCACGACGCCCTTCTGATTCATGGCATTTTATCAGATATGGATCATATTTATAGTGTGcataaaagtaaacaatttgCTATGTTTttcgaaaattttataatttggatCGATTCTTTAGATTTCCAACTAGATAAAGATATCCGTTTGGTTATGCGAGACATTGGGGAAAATTTGTGGGCAGTCCCTGATAATTTGTTGGTCAAATTGACAAATGAAGTTAAAGTATTTCTGGAATTGACCGTAGATCCTATTCCGAAAAATAAGTAA